The genomic interval gagtgccaggacagccagggctacacagagaaaccctgtctcgaaacaaacaaacaaacaaacaaacaaaaaagagttggCTTACTGCTTGTTGTCCCGGCACATATCATGAAACAAAAGTCACATTTCCCTAATGTCAGAACTGAAACCTCATTTCTTAATATCTTGAAACCTTAGCATGAACCCTTCTATGAGACACACAAGTAACTTGACACACCATTGCAGTGAAAGTAAATGCTTTTTATTATTCAGAAGACAGATTTTCAAAGGTCTTTATCATTTTGCCAACAAGTGGCAGTTGCTCTGTTGGTAACAATTGACCATTGCACACAGACATGGGCAGGAAAGGGGGCTTAGTGGTACTTGTGAGCCAGGGCAGTGGCCACTCCAGCCACCACCTTCTGGAAGGCAGCCTGTGCAGCAGGGGTGAATTCCTTGCCCAGGTGGTGGCCCAGCACAATCACAATCATATTGCCCAGGAGCTGTGGGAAGATGGAAGGACTATCAGCATCActgtagagcaacaataccagacACTGCAGTCTCATTTCAAATGGTATTTATGTTTCCAAAAAATTATAATAAGAATTCTTCTATGTCAGACagaatttatatgtaaaatacattCTTCCCTTTCACCCAGGCATGAAAGCCAATTACTGCTACTATTCTTTAGAGCTATGGGAAGACACAGGGACATGCATATCTTTGTTGTCCCCAGAGCAAGTTActaggaaatattaaaaagaaaacaaaaagtagataaaagaggaagaaatggactGGAGAGAAAAGGGGtaggggaatggagagaggagagagggaggggctgagaggagagggggaaaggaagctGAGATCAAGTTGAAACTTAGTTGTGAGTAGAAGATAAAATAACTGGACTCTTGTCAACACTCCACAGGGAACACCCACACACCATCATCAATACCGCTCCCTAGAATcccttcccctttgcttctgataGGAAGGTGAACaagaaagccaggagaagcaaaCCCAGGAGCGCCCATCAGACTCACCCTGAAATTCTCAGGATCCACATGCAGCTTGTCACAATGGAGCTCACTGAGGGTGGCAAAGGTGCCCTTGAGGTTGTCCAGGTGTTTCAGGCCATCATCAAAGGCGTGTATCACCTTCTTGCCATGGGCCTTCACCTTGGCATTACCCATGATAGCAGAGGCAGAGGATAGGTCCCCAAAGTTGTCAAAGTACCTCTGGGTCCAAGGGTAGACAACCAGCAGCCTAAGAAGGAAAACATAGACAAGGGACACTGAAAGTTAGTGCCTGCTGAAAAGCAGACCTCTGTCTCCATGCACCCAACTTCTACTTGTGAGCTGCTTGTAACCTGGATACCAACCTGCCCAGGGCCTCACCGCCAACTTGATCAGCATTCACCTTTCCCCACAGGCCGGAAACCGCAGCCTTCTCAGCATCAGTCAGGTGCACCATGATGTCTGTTTCTGGGTTTGTGAGTCAACACAACTATGTCAGAAGCAAATGTGAGGAGCAACTGATCCTACCCCACCTTTTATGCTCTGCCCTGCCTTCTGCCCTCTCTATCCTGTGTGAGCAGATTGGCCAGTGCCAGGGCGTGGCTCTACAGTTCAGGCTTCAGTGATGACAAGCATatttctccctggatgctgtAGCACTGGCTTAGGAGTCTTCGCTCTGGGTACTCTGTCTAAATAGTGTTTGTCCTTATCCCTGCAGGAAACACTGTGTCTAAAACATCCTTTTTGGCAACACAATTGCTCAATCAACTACCAAATTGGTTGTTAAAATTTTCTCATTATGCAAATGAGAAACTGAGAAGCAAAGCTTAGAAGTGAATTTCTTCTCCTTGTTCTTCAGTTTGAGTGCATGAAAGAATCTCCTTCTCTGTCCACATTCCCAGGAatgtgcaaaaaaagaaaaatctttagcATACATGATGATGACCCCATGTTGATTCTAAATGACTTCTTTCTGGTGTCAACTAAACCTCCTGATAAGAAAATGCATCTTACtttgctctttttttccttctctcatatGAATGTTTGTGTGGCTTActcgtgtgtatgtgttttatatgtgtgtggaagGAGTGTACAAGGAGCCCAATAACTACCTTCAGGGAGTCGTCCTTGATTGTTCTATACCTTATTGTTGAGTCGGGATCTCTCAAGTATATCCAGAGCTCACAAATATGGTTAGCTTGGATAACCTGCTTTTCCAGGGATCGTCCTGGATTGTCCTGTCTTCCAAGCTTTTGAATTATAGGCAGGCAGCCTTGAACTTTATTCCCTGAACCAACTCCTCAGTACATGctgcccttgtgtgtgtgtgtgtgtgtgtgtgtgtgtgtgtgtccatgtgtatgtctCAGAGTGTGTGTCTATATCTCTGTATgtctgcgtgtatgtgtgtatatgtgtctgtgtgtgtctctgtgtgttcctgtgtctgtgtatatctgtgtatatctgtgtgtatgtgtgtgtgtgtgtgtgtgtgtgtgtgtgtgtatgtatgtatgtctctctatgtgtatatGAACTTACCTGCTTCTTTCACTTTTACACATagctaaataatgttttaaaaagaaggtaAGTTTGAACTGAGTATATCCTGTGCAGTAGTGATTCTATTTGATTTTTCCGGATCTACAGATGCAAATGGAGAAATCTcaattctaaaaaaagaaaaatcagtataaaattatttagaaCCCAATGTTTTGACACATTAGTAGAAGCAATTGTCTCAAAGTAGAGACTATGGAACTATACCTGTTTCTCTTTATCTTGACCTGGGAATGTGCCTGGAGTCAAATAGCAAGAAGGTAGAAAGGGATTCTATCAGTGGCTGACTGATTGACTCATTCattcagtttctctgtgtgttggcCATCAAGTGTATTATATTTTGAATCATTTTCTTGACTGAAATTGTTTACCCCAACCTCcggttggattttgttttgtcaacttggcacaagctagagttatttgtgAGAAAACACAGTTGAAAAAAATACCTCCATCAAATTACttgtaggcaaacctgtagggtAGTCTCTTGACTAATAACTGATACTGGCAGGCAGCCCATATAGGATGGTGCCACCCCCGAGCAGGTGGTCCAtgatgctgtaagaaagcagactgagaaagccatgaggaacaaTCCAGTgagcagtgttcttccatggccactgctttagttcctgcctccagattcatGACCTGAGGTCTTGTCCTGACATCCCTCTGCCCTGTCCCCTCTGCTGATGGAGCAAGACTTGAGGGGGCTGAGATGAGTAAGTGCTTTCCTCCCCAGTGGTTTTGATCCTGGAGTTTTATCACATGATAGAAATGCTAAGATTCCCCACTCCCAAGTTCTCTGCATGCTTCTTCATTCAATCTGTCTACTTCCTCAAAATTTACTTTTACATCTCTATAGCTCTTCCAAAAAccttcttgctttctgtttttattttcccctGTGTAATACACTGTTCAGTTCTTAAGATAAGAAGAACTTCTGTAGTTTGATTTTTTGATGTTGAAGGCTGGAATGTAAACAGAAGAGGTGTTTCTGATGCAGCGTGGCATCCCAGCACTCCCAAGCTTCCTGCTAAATCTTCACCCTCTTTTTATCATCCAGGCCTTGCGATCTTCATCCCCTGCCTAAACTGATAACAGAGtgatacttttgtttgtttgtttgtttgtttattttgagacagtgtttctctgtgtatccctggctgtcctggaactcactctgtagaccaggctggcctcgaactcagaaatctgcctgcctctgcctcccaagtgctgagattaaaggcgtgcaccaccactgcctggcgagtgATCCTTTTCTATTCATACTGTTACTTTACTTTATCTAGATGTCCCGTTATTCCGAAATATCTTCCTTCTCCTTGGTCATCACCAGCAACAAATATTTAATAGTAATAGAACATGATGTTTCTTCTGAATACTCATATATTATAATCCAGCcctgtttttcaaattttaaaatatatatttcattctttAGAATTCCATAcctgtatacaatatattttgatcatattcactctcTCAATGCACTTCCCAAGTCTTCCCAGAAACTCCTACCTGATCCTTACTTTACATGCTCTTTTTTGGACCCAGAGTTCAGCTAGTGCTGCTTGTATAAACATAGATGTAAGAACAACCACTAGAGCACAGACAAACCTCTAGAAACCACAGtctgaattaaaattaaataaaaatataaataaaaactgccTTTTTATCAAGCAAATTAGAATGGATTCTCTGTTGTTTGTTGATCACAGGAGATTTACACAATTTTAAATGCCTCTTCTCCAAGTAGCCCCTCCTCCATTGATGGAAGATTTCTCTTCTCATTTTACCTGTCCCAACTCCTCAGTGAAAGCACACAATCAAAactcactttgttttttttttttttttttttttttggccatgtAGAAAATGCTAAGTTCTTTTACAGCTTTCTCCAGTTCAGGTAAGAattacatatgcatatttattatttcacataatatataattttatgtatctcATGTACTGGTAAAGCTTTAATAGTCTCCACTAAAGCTCTAGTAGTGATGAGGTTTAATCATTTCCTTTAAGATTCGTATATTATATAAAAGCTTCCTACTTCTAGGCTCTCTGAGATctttcccatccctagaaaacacaaacaaaatagcaACATAAAGGAAATACAATGTAGCTAATTTTTTATTGGGGAGAAGCAGTAAAAGTGAACATATCTCCCTGAGTGTAGAAGATAATGCTCCAGTCATCTTGAGGAAATTGTCCAAGGCTTCTGTGGTACTTGTGAGCCAAAGCTGTGGCTCCAGTAGCCACCAGCATCTGAAAAGCAGCCTGCACTGCTGGGTGAATTCCTTGGGGTGAAAGTGGAGGAACAGCACAACCACTATTGTGTTTTTCAAGAACTGTagggaagaacacacacacatatacacatgttaaCAGAAATCAGGCTAGTCTTCTAAGGAATTGCACTAACACCATGGATTTCCAGGaaatttcttctaaaataaaaagaacataaatatgtgtatgtatttgtgtttttatataatatttatatttactacTTAATTGATTAGTTTGATGGTGGGCTCTTTTTTAGCACCTGCTGTTGTCCCATCTCTAATATGACTTTCAGGCCTTCAATCCTCAGACATTCACTCTTCTTTCCTTATCTTTGTATTTACTATGCTTAAATtaatgagtttatttatttatttatttattttaaactccaaattttctttccctcctggtccaccctccaactgttccacatcgcatacctcctccctgcccccctgtctccacgaggatgtctccacccttcaacaccaccccaccagacctctaaacttcctggggcctccagtctcttgaggattaggtgcatcttctctgactaaacccagacccagcaatcctttgctgtatatgtgttggaggtcTCATATCATCTGGCATatcctgcctggttggtggtccagagTTTGAGAGATTTCAGGGGTCCAGGATAATTGacactgctggtcctcctacaaggtcaccatgttcctcagcttctttcagcttgttgctaatttttttattggatattttatttacatttcagatgttatccccttaccccccacCCACcaaggaacctcctatcccatccctcctcctcctgcttctatgaggatgtgcccccacctacccctccactcccaccttcccacccttgaattccctgACACTCTTCAtacagctttcatgggaccaaggatctcctttcccacctatgccctacaaggccatcctcccctacatatacagctggagccatgcgttcctccctatgtgctcccaggctgctggtttaaaccctgggagctctggttggttggtattgttgctctcctcatggggctgcaaactctttcagctccttcagtcttctctctaacacctccattcattaggaaccccttgatcagttcaatggttagctgtgagcatccacctctgcatatgtcagactttggcagacctctaaggagacagctataccaggctcctgtcagcatgcacttcctgagatccacatcagcatctacctttggtgactgcacatggatggatacccagggcacagggtcagcagcttctgttcattggttgggtgcaaatatctgcatctgactctttcagctgtttgttgggtcttttggaggacagtcatgataggtccctttttgtgagtgttccatagcctcagtaatagtgtcaggccttgagaccTTCCCTTGGGCTGGATCTCACTTTGAGCCTAttgctgaaccttcttttcctcagactcctcCCCATTTCTATCCCTGCAGTTTTGGATTCAAGAACTACTTGTGTCTCTTCCCTCAGGAGCCTCTCAAAGCTCAAGTGATGGTAGCAATAGAAAGATGTCTTTCAAATGTAGATATAGTAGATGAGAGATAGTATTGATAACTCAGGAGGAATTCTTACAAAGGGGATTTGAAGATGAATAAAGGGAGGAAatttggggagagggagggagaatgagGGAAAGAGATTTGTTAGCGTTAACGAGGATTATAGAAAAAAAGGGGAAATGTAGACTTGTGAAGGAAAGTTGACAAGAGTGTTGAGTGAAGAAGTATAGAAAAGTAAAGGGAAGTGTGGAGAAAAAGCAAATGGGAAAAGAAGTGATAAAATGAACAAGAGCATGAGCAGAAGGCAGAGCATCAGGCCCACTCACCCTGAAGTTCTCAGGATCTACATGAAGCTTGACATGGTGCAGCTTCATCCGTGCTGGAAAAGGTGCCCTTGAGGTTGTCCAGATGTTTCCGGTGGATAGAGAAAATCAGTTCCCGCCAgacattctgctctctcttcacctACCAAGCTTCCATGTCCTGCTTATGCAGTCTAATACACCATCTCCAGTGACTCACTATCAATGCTCCCCATGTCTACCTTGTCCCTCAGGCCACTGACGGCCAACTTTTCATCATCAGTCAGTGCACCCTGGTGTAGGGTTGCTGTTGGTGAACAACCTGTGTCAGAAGCAGGTGCAGGCACAGCTAGCCCTGCTCTACCTTTTATGCCCAACCCAGAGCACCTGACCTGCCTATAAATTACTTGCAGGTATGTTTTCAAGTCTGAGCATTTAGTAGTGAGTAACCacttggtgtgctcttccctggggaagactatttcacAAGATAAAACTCATGCCTGGTACAGTTAACTGGACCCAAAACATTG from Arvicanthis niloticus isolate mArvNil1 chromosome 1, mArvNil1.pat.X, whole genome shotgun sequence carries:
- the LOC117720110 gene encoding hemoglobin subunit beta-1, whose translation is MVHLTDAEKAAVSGLWGKVNADQVGGEALGRLLVVYPWTQRYFDNFGDLSSASAIMGNAKVKAHGKKVIHAFDDGLKHLDNLKGTFATLSELHCDKLHVDPENFRLLGNMIVIVLGHHLGKEFTPAAQAAFQKVVAGVATALAHKYH